A region from the Pseudomonas sp. P8_229 genome encodes:
- a CDS encoding acetyl-CoA hydrolase/transferase family protein — MYRDRIRLPSLLDKVMSAADAAALIEDGMTVGMSGFTRAGEAKAVPHALAERAKVTPLKISLMTGASLGNDLDKQLTEAGVLSRRMPFQVDSTLRKAINAGEVMFIDQHLSETVEQLRNQQLKLPDIAVIEAVAITEQGHIVPTTSVGNSASFAIFAKQVIVEINLAHNANLEGLHDIYIPTYRPTRTPIPLVKVDDRIGSTAIPIPPEKIVAIVITQQADSPSTVSTPDVDTNAIAEHLITFFKQEVDAGRMTNKLGPLQAGIGNIANAVMCGLIDSPFEDLTMYSEVLQDSTFDLIDAGKLSFASGSSITLSERRNSDVFGNLEKYKDKLVLRPQEISNHPEVVRRLGIIGINTALEFDIYGNVNSTHVCGTRMMNGIGGSGDFARNAHLAVFVTKSIAKGGAISSVVPMVSHVDHTEHDVDILVTEVGLADLRGLAPRERARVIIDNCVHPDYRQALNDYFTAACAIGGHTPHILREALSWHMNLEETGRMLAV, encoded by the coding sequence ATGTACCGTGACCGTATTCGCCTGCCTTCGTTGTTGGATAAAGTGATGAGCGCCGCCGACGCAGCCGCTCTGATTGAAGACGGCATGACCGTCGGCATGAGCGGTTTCACCCGCGCCGGCGAAGCCAAGGCCGTCCCTCACGCGCTGGCCGAGCGAGCCAAGGTCACGCCGCTGAAGATCAGCCTGATGACCGGCGCCAGCCTGGGCAACGACCTCGACAAGCAATTGACCGAGGCCGGCGTGCTGTCACGCCGCATGCCGTTCCAGGTCGACAGCACCTTGCGCAAGGCAATCAACGCCGGCGAAGTCATGTTCATCGACCAGCACCTGTCGGAAACCGTCGAACAGTTGCGCAACCAGCAGTTGAAGCTGCCGGACATCGCGGTAATCGAAGCCGTGGCCATCACCGAACAGGGCCACATCGTGCCGACCACTTCGGTGGGCAACTCGGCAAGCTTCGCGATTTTCGCCAAACAGGTCATCGTCGAGATCAATCTGGCACACAACGCCAACCTCGAAGGCCTGCATGACATCTATATCCCGACCTACCGCCCGACGCGCACGCCGATCCCGTTGGTAAAGGTCGACGACCGCATCGGCAGCACCGCGATTCCGATCCCGCCGGAGAAGATCGTCGCCATCGTCATCACGCAGCAAGCGGATTCGCCGTCCACGGTGTCAACCCCGGATGTCGACACCAACGCCATCGCCGAACACCTGATCACGTTCTTCAAGCAGGAAGTCGATGCCGGGCGCATGACCAACAAGCTCGGCCCGTTGCAGGCCGGGATCGGCAACATCGCCAACGCAGTGATGTGCGGTCTGATCGACTCGCCGTTCGAAGACTTGACCATGTACTCCGAAGTATTGCAGGACTCGACCTTCGACCTGATCGATGCGGGCAAGCTGAGCTTTGCCTCGGGCAGCTCGATCACCCTGTCGGAGCGGCGCAACAGCGACGTGTTCGGCAACCTGGAGAAGTACAAGGACAAACTGGTGCTGCGTCCGCAGGAGATCTCCAACCACCCGGAAGTGGTGCGTCGCCTGGGCATCATCGGCATCAATACGGCGCTGGAGTTCGACATCTACGGCAACGTCAACTCCACCCACGTCTGTGGCACGCGGATGATGAACGGCATTGGTGGCTCGGGGGACTTCGCGCGCAACGCACACCTGGCGGTGTTCGTCACCAAGTCGATCGCCAAGGGCGGGGCGATTTCCAGCGTGGTGCCGATGGTCAGCCACGTCGACCACACCGAGCATGACGTCGACATCCTGGTGACCGAAGTCGGTCTGGCCGACCTGCGCGGCCTGGCCCCACGCGAGCGCGCCCGGGTGATCATCGACAACTGTGTGCACCCCGATTATCGCCAGGCGCTGAATGACTACTTCACCGCCGCCTGCGCCATCGGTGGTCATACCCCGCACATCCTGCGCGAAGCCCTGAGCTGGCACATGAACCTGGAAGAAACCGGGCGCATGCTGGCGGTGTAA